In Zingiber officinale cultivar Zhangliang chromosome 3B, Zo_v1.1, whole genome shotgun sequence, a single window of DNA contains:
- the LOC121968210 gene encoding uncharacterized protein LOC121968210: MSTTNCVELVLHNGQTAKEPIPVFDRDEQIQPPPPPASEEEENKIMKDKEINHQGPEQDSTHSSDFITQQIKEMRGMLMIVATLLLQMSYQAGLNPPGGFWQDDPSPTAARSSTMTASSFAPAPLGGENGGDAVVPLPYQAGDPIMRFKNHRRYREFEILNSMSLAYSSVLILILLVLSLVPDSKASRLGLVVAVGIMYLDLLTILAAYNTGAVTPENRIISLIPYIATVVVFVVAYTIVLGVLKTKMQFLFLMNHFFKRA, translated from the exons ATGTCGACGACAAACTGCGTGGAACTTGTCCTCCATAATGGTCAGACGGCGAAGGAGCCCATTCCTGTCTTCGATCGTGATGAGCAGATTCAG CCACCGCCACCGCCagcatcagaagaagaagaaaacaagatcATGAAAGATAAAGAGATCAATCATCAGGGGCCCGAACAGGATAGCACCCACTCGTCTGACTTCATCACCCAGCAGATCAAGGAGATGCGCGGCATGCTCATGATCGTCGCCACCCTCCTCCTGCAAATGTCGTACCAAGCGGGCCTAAACCCTCCCGGTGGTTTCTGGCAGGACGACCCGTCGCCCACCGCCGCCCGGTCCAGCACCATGACCGCCTCATCGTTTGCCCCGGCTCCTCTCGGAGGAGAAAATGGCGGCGATGCCGTGGTGCCGCTGCCGTACCAGGCAGGGGATCCCATCATGCGGTTCAAGAACCATAGACGATACCGCGAATTCGAGATCCTGAACTCGATGTCCCTGGCGTATTCCTCGGTGCTGATTCTGATCCTGCTGGTTCTGTCGTTGGTCCCGGACTCGAAGGCGAGCAGGCTTGGCTTGGTGGTGGCGGTGGGCATCATGTACTTGGATCTGCTAACCATCCTGGCTGCGTACAACACTGGAGCGGTCACCCCCGAGAATCGCATCATCTCGCTGATACCTTATATTGCGACGGTGGTGGTGTTCGTGGTAGCGTATACTATAGTTTTGGGAGTTTTGAAGACGAAGATGCAGTTTCTATTCCTGATGAATCACTTTTTCAAAAGAGCATAA